A part of Entelurus aequoreus isolate RoL-2023_Sb linkage group LG10, RoL_Eaeq_v1.1, whole genome shotgun sequence genomic DNA contains:
- the pde9ac gene encoding high affinity cGMP-specific 3',5'-cyclic phosphodiesterase 9A isoform X4 has protein sequence MIEANRLSVKVTTIKALYFFCTTSLPQLENTAIMMVDPEGALVSIDPTMPPNSPNALYKVVPLSTGQLGDKEDMFQNVLSQVAEQFSRAFRINELKTEVTNRLAMLEKRVELEGLKVVEIEKCKNDLKKLRDEMTSTVGGRVNCPCKYNFDDGKKVTPRRDVPNYPKYTLSQETIEALKKPTFDVWHWEHNEMLSCLEYMYHDLGLVKEFNMNPITLKRWLLGIQDNYRNNPFHNFRHCFCVSQMMYGMIHLCNLQEKLTLTDMGILMTAAVCHDLDHPGYNNTYQINARTELAVRYNDISPLENHHCAVAFQILSLPECNIFANVDPEAFKQIRQAIITLILATDMARHGEILDSFKQKVDNFDFTNEEHVTCLKMVLIKCCDISNEVRPTEVAEPWVDCLLEEYFMQSDREKSEGLPVAPFMDRDKVTKPTAQIGFIKFVLIPMFETVMKLFPQIEEIMVQPLRDSRDHYEELKQIDDAMTEAQKKKTENMSLGGKKK, from the exons ATGATAGAAGCGAACCGACTTAGCGTTAAGGTTACGACAATAAAggctttatattttttttgcactaCTTCTTTGCCTCAGCTAGA GAACACAGCTATCATGATGGTGGATCCTGAAGGCGCCTTGGTATCCATAGACCCCACCATGCCCCCCAACTCTCCCAa TGCCTTGTACAAAGTTGTCCCCTTGTCTACTGGCCAACTTGGAG ACAAGGAGGACATGTTTCAGAATGTGTTGTCCCAGGTGGCTGAGCAGTTCAGCAG agCATTTCGCATCAATGAGCTGAAGACGGAGGTCACCAACAGGCTTGCCATGCTGGAGAAGAGAGTGGAGT TGGAAGGTCTGAAAGTGGTTGAGATTGAGAAGTGTAAAAATGATCTGAAGAAGCTGCGGGACGAGATGACATCGACAGTTGGCGGCAG GGTGAACTGTCCGTGCAAATACAATTTTGACGACGGCAAAAAGGTCACTCCGAGACGAGACGTGCCCAACTACCCAAAG TATACTCTGTCCCAGGAGACCATTGAGGCACTGAAGAAGCCAACGTTTGACGTCTGGCACTGGGAGCACAATGAG ATGCTGAGCTGTTTGGAGTATATGTACCATGACTTGGGACTGGTGAAAGAATTCAACATGAACCCCATCACGCTCAAACGCTGGCTG TTGGGCATCCAGGACAACTACCGAAACAACCCATTCCACAATTTCCGTCACTGCTTCTGCGTTAGTCAAATGATGTACGGCATGATCCACCTCTGCAACCTGCAG GAAAAGCTGACTCTCACGGACATGGGCATTCTAATGACAGCTGCAGTGTGTCACGACCTGGACCACCCCGGATACAACAACAC GTACCAAATCAATGCCCGCACAGAGCTCGCGGTGCGCTACAATGACATATCGCCGCTGGAGAACCATCACTGCGCCGTGGCTTTCCAGATCCTTTCCCTTCCCGAGTGCAATATCTTTGCAAATGTGGATCCTGAGGCTTTTAAGCAGATTCGCCAG GCTATAATCACCCTCATCCTTGCCACTGACATGGCCAGACATGGCGAGATACTGGACTCCTTCAAGCAGAAAGTGGACAACTTTGACTTCACCAATGAAGAGCATGTGACATGT ctCAAGATGGTGTTGATCAAATGTTGCGACATTTCTAACGAAGTGAGGCCCACCGAGGTAGCCGAACCATGGGTGGACTGCCTACTGGAGGAGTACTTCATGCAG AGTGACCGGGAGAAGTCAGAGGGCCTGCCGGTGGCCCCCTTCATGGACAGAGACAAAGTCACCAAACCAACCGCTCAGATAGGCTTCATCAAGTTTGTCCTCATCCCCATGTTTGAAACCGTCATGAAG CTTTTCCCTCAGATTGAGGAGATAATGGTTCAACCTTTGAGGGACTCTCGAGACCACTATGAGGAGCTGAAGCAGATAGATGATGCCATGACAGAG